A genome region from Wielerella bovis includes the following:
- a CDS encoding IS630 transposase-related protein produces MAYSQDYRQMILEKLNSGYSYRELAAEYGISRSTIQLWKKCIERKPYPKRTNKINDELLRKDVEQFPDDFQRERAVRFNCSQRAIGVALKRLKITQKKDS; encoded by the coding sequence ATGGCTTATTCACAAGATTATCGCCAAATGATTTTAGAAAAATTAAATTCGGGTTACAGCTACCGTGAATTGGCAGCGGAATATGGCATCAGTCGCAGTACCATTCAACTATGGAAAAAATGCATTGAACGTAAACCCTACCCCAAAAGAACCAATAAAATCAATGATGAATTATTGCGAAAAGACGTAGAACAATTTCCTGATGATTTTCAAAGAGAACGCGCTGTTCGCTTTAACTGTTCACAAAGAGCCATTGGTGTGGCACTTAAACGGCTAAAAATCACTCAAAAAAAAGATTCTTAA
- the trpB gene encoding tryptophan synthase subunit beta — translation MSHTNYQAPDQNGFFGEHGGVYVAETLIPALQELAQAYQEAKQDPEFWAEFHRDLANYVGRPSPVYHAARLSEKLGGAQIWLKREDLNHTGAHKVNNTIGQALLAKRMGKKRVIAETGAGQHGVASATVAARFGMECHVYMGADDIQRQAPNVFRMKLLGANVVSVSSGSRTLKDAMNEAMREWVARVDDTFYIIGTAAGPAPYPEMVRDFQCVIGNEAKEQMQAAIGRQPDVAVACVGGGSNAIGLFYPYISETSVRLVGVEAGGHGVHTPDHAAPITSGAPIGVLHGFRSYLMQDENGQILGTHSVSAGLDYPGIGPEHSHLHDLKRVEYHAANDEAALQAFDLLCQYEGIIPALESSHALAWAVENAPKMGKDQVILVNLSGRGDKDINTVAKLKNIEL, via the coding sequence ATGTCTCACACCAATTATCAAGCCCCCGACCAAAACGGCTTTTTCGGCGAACACGGCGGCGTGTACGTTGCCGAAACCCTTATCCCAGCCTTGCAAGAACTCGCGCAAGCCTATCAAGAAGCCAAACAAGACCCCGAATTTTGGGCAGAATTTCATCGTGATTTGGCGAATTATGTGGGTCGCCCCAGTCCCGTTTACCACGCGGCAAGGCTGTCTGAAAAACTCGGTGGCGCACAAATTTGGCTCAAACGCGAAGATTTAAATCACACAGGCGCGCACAAAGTGAACAACACCATCGGTCAAGCCCTGCTCGCCAAACGCATGGGCAAAAAGCGCGTTATCGCCGAAACAGGCGCAGGACAACACGGCGTAGCAAGTGCAACGGTAGCGGCGCGTTTTGGCATGGAATGCCACGTTTATATGGGTGCGGACGACATCCAACGCCAAGCACCCAACGTGTTCCGCATGAAATTGCTCGGTGCAAATGTGGTGAGCGTATCAAGTGGAAGCCGCACACTCAAAGACGCGATGAACGAAGCCATGCGCGAATGGGTGGCTCGCGTGGACGACACCTTCTACATCATCGGCACGGCAGCAGGTCCTGCGCCCTATCCCGAAATGGTGCGCGATTTCCAATGTGTCATCGGCAACGAGGCGAAAGAACAAATGCAAGCCGCCATCGGCAGACAGCCTGATGTGGCAGTAGCGTGTGTGGGCGGCGGTTCAAATGCGATTGGCTTATTTTACCCATATATTTCAGAAACTTCGGTGCGATTGGTGGGTGTGGAAGCGGGCGGACACGGTGTCCACACGCCCGACCATGCCGCGCCCATCACATCGGGCGCACCGATTGGCGTGTTACACGGTTTCCGCAGCTATTTAATGCAAGACGAAAACGGACAAATTTTGGGAACGCATTCGGTTTCCGCAGGTTTGGATTACCCCGGAATTGGACCCGAACACAGCCATTTGCACGATTTAAAACGCGTGGAATATCATGCCGCCAATGACGAAGCCGCTTTACAAGCCTTTGATTTATTGTGCCAATATGAAGGCATTATTCCTGCACTGGAAAGCTCGCACGCGCTGGCGTGGGCGGTGGAAAACGCGCCAAAAATGGGCAAAGACCAAGTGATTTTGGTGAATTTGTCGGGGCGTGGCGATAAGGATATTAATACTGTTGCGAAATTGAAAAATATTGAGTTGTAA
- a CDS encoding AAA family ATPase, with product MNTEFTPLFKQLNTIILGKESVLKQLITCILAGGHVLLEDVPGVGKTTLASSLAAVLGLHYQRVQFTNDMLPADLLGVNVFAPNEAAFKFHPGPVFNQFVLADEINRASPKVQSALLEAMEEGQVSVDGKTYRLPQPFLVVATQNPSEQLGTFPLPESQLDRFMMRLSMGYPVEEAEKMLYHMGDRRQLVPKIQAIGSPEILAQWQAQVQQVTVSEAVAAYIYRLVAATRQAGRFALGLSPRAGLAVANAAKAWAFLDGRDFVLPEDVKAVWVSVGNHRLQSLQQQNSSKVLAEILEQVAV from the coding sequence ATGAATACTGAATTTACCCCCTTATTTAAACAACTTAATACCATTATTTTAGGAAAAGAATCCGTTCTAAAACAATTAATTACTTGTATTTTAGCGGGCGGACACGTTTTACTGGAAGACGTACCAGGGGTGGGCAAAACCACATTGGCAAGCAGTTTGGCGGCGGTGCTGGGTTTGCATTATCAGCGCGTGCAATTTACCAATGATATGCTGCCTGCCGATTTGTTGGGCGTAAACGTGTTTGCGCCGAATGAAGCGGCGTTTAAATTTCACCCCGGTCCTGTGTTCAACCAATTTGTGTTGGCGGACGAGATTAACCGCGCTTCGCCCAAAGTGCAATCCGCGCTGTTGGAAGCGATGGAAGAAGGGCAAGTGTCGGTGGACGGCAAAACTTATCGTCTGCCGCAACCATTTTTGGTGGTGGCAACGCAAAATCCATCGGAGCAGCTTGGCACATTCCCCTTGCCCGAAAGTCAGCTTGACCGCTTTATGATGCGCTTGAGCATGGGTTATCCTGTTGAAGAAGCAGAAAAAATGTTGTACCACATGGGCGACCGCCGCCAATTAGTCCCCAAAATTCAAGCGATTGGCTCTCCCGAAATTTTGGCGCAATGGCAAGCGCAAGTGCAGCAAGTTACCGTGTCCGAAGCGGTGGCGGCGTATATTTACCGTTTGGTGGCGGCGACGCGCCAAGCGGGGCGATTTGCGCTGGGTTTGAGTCCACGCGCGGGTTTGGCGGTGGCGAATGCGGCAAAAGCGTGGGCGTTTTTGGACGGACGCGATTTTGTCTTGCCCGAAGACGTGAAAGCGGTTTGGGTGTCGGTCGGCAACCACCGTTTACAATCTTTACAGCAGCAAAACAGCAGCAAGGTTTTGGCGGAAATTTTGGAACAGGTGGCGGTGTGA
- the purM gene encoding phosphoribosylformylglycinamidine cyclo-ligase, producing the protein MTQESLSYRDAGVDIDAGDQLVENIKPFAKRTMRSEVLGDLGGFGALVEISKKYENPVLVSGTDGVGTKLKLAFEWDKHDTVGIDLVAMSVNDILVQGAEPLFFLDYFACGKLDVARATDVIKGIAQGCEESGCALIGGETAEMPSMYPDGEYDLAGFAVGVVEKSQVINGRNIKAGDVVLGLASNGAHSNGYSLVRKILARDNPDLDAPFDGDKTLRQAIIAPTRLYVKPILAALKEFEIKGMAHITGGGITENVPRVLPENCVAQIDAKAWELPKLFQWLQKGGNVETAEMYRTFNCGVGMVVIVSPENADKAEKFLAEQGETVYRLGKIRERVGDEHQTQIA; encoded by the coding sequence ATGACCCAAGAATCTTTAAGCTACCGCGACGCAGGCGTGGACATTGACGCTGGCGACCAACTCGTTGAAAACATCAAACCTTTCGCCAAACGCACCATGCGCTCCGAAGTGCTGGGCGATTTGGGCGGCTTTGGCGCGTTGGTGGAAATCAGCAAAAAATACGAAAACCCTGTTTTGGTGAGTGGCACGGACGGTGTTGGCACCAAATTGAAGCTGGCGTTTGAGTGGGACAAACACGACACGGTCGGCATTGATTTGGTGGCGATGAGCGTGAACGACATTTTGGTACAAGGCGCAGAACCATTGTTTTTCTTGGATTATTTTGCTTGCGGCAAATTGGACGTGGCGCGCGCCACCGATGTGATTAAAGGCATCGCGCAAGGTTGCGAAGAATCAGGCTGCGCCTTAATCGGTGGCGAAACGGCTGAAATGCCAAGTATGTACCCCGATGGCGAGTACGATTTGGCAGGTTTTGCTGTGGGCGTGGTGGAAAAATCGCAAGTCATCAACGGTCGCAATATCAAGGCGGGCGATGTGGTGTTGGGTTTGGCGAGCAATGGGGCGCATTCCAACGGCTATTCGCTGGTTCGCAAAATTTTGGCGCGCGATAATCCCGATTTGGACGCGCCTTTTGATGGTGACAAAACCTTGCGTCAAGCGATTATCGCGCCAACCCGTTTGTATGTGAAACCGATTTTGGCAGCCTTAAAAGAATTTGAAATCAAAGGCATGGCACACATCACAGGTGGCGGCATCACGGAAAACGTGCCGCGCGTGTTGCCTGAAAACTGCGTGGCGCAAATTGATGCAAAAGCGTGGGAATTGCCCAAATTATTCCAATGGTTGCAAAAAGGTGGCAATGTGGAAACGGCTGAAATGTACCGTACCTTCAACTGTGGTGTGGGCATGGTCGTGATTGTGTCGCCCGAAAACGCGGACAAAGCCGAAAAATTCTTGGCGGAACAAGGTGAAACGGTTTACCGCTTGGGCAAAATCCGCGAGCGCGTGGGCGATGAACACCAAACGCAAATCGCGTAA
- a CDS encoding DUF2515 family protein produces MPDMITVYCVGHKCPTYGNWNKKPLIDAMKRMRLFSLFSPDLKLVLTEQEDSKDPRFVSTPKDKEVVMELVRRNLATLSSSYQHAQYIPGKVATNEKFRVEDVEQRMVWIVEAAKKYHELMNTDTDKMLASLNKLANWYSDKLTPKS; encoded by the coding sequence ATGCCCGACATGATAACGGTATATTGTGTCGGGCATAAATGCCCGACCTACGGAAACTGGAATAAAAAGCCATTAATTGACGCTATGAAAAGAATGAGGCTTTTTAGTTTGTTTTCTCCTGATTTAAAATTAGTTTTAACTGAACAAGAAGATAGCAAAGACCCTAGATTTGTTAGTACCCCAAAAGATAAAGAGGTTGTAATGGAATTAGTTAGGCGAAATCTTGCGACACTCTCATCAAGTTATCAGCATGCACAATATATTCCAGGTAAAGTGGCAACGAACGAAAAATTTCGTGTTGAAGATGTAGAGCAAAGAATGGTATGGATTGTAGAAGCTGCCAAAAAATATCACGAATTGATGAATACTGATACTGATAAAATGTTGGCTTCATTAAATAAATTAGCGAATTGGTATTCTGATAAACTTACACCGAAATCATAG
- a CDS encoding IS982 family transposase, whose protein sequence is MDYLTALFCQIDDFCKEFEPKFNSKLIKNNKIRNRPSCISTAEIMTVLIAFHQYRMRDFKTYYQWQVQSIWQRDCPNMPSYNRFLELATRALPAMLVFLTTQMGKCTGIGVVDSTTLSVCHNRRIHSHKVFKNIAQRGKSSTGWFYGFKLHAVFNHLGELVNFCLTAGNVDDRQGLKQMAKHLFGILVADRGYIGKDLSDWLKEKYGITLLTGIKKGMKPKQYTSEQKKLLKKRGVIETIFGQLKNLCQIEHTRHRLERGFILNLISGLTAYCLFPYKPMMFGKKSLLPMK, encoded by the coding sequence ATGGATTATCTTACCGCACTTTTCTGCCAAATTGATGATTTTTGCAAAGAATTTGAACCCAAATTCAATAGCAAATTGATTAAAAACAATAAAATTCGTAATAGACCAAGTTGTATCAGTACCGCAGAAATCATGACCGTACTGATTGCTTTTCATCAATATCGCATGCGTGATTTCAAAACCTATTACCAATGGCAAGTCCAATCCATTTGGCAGCGAGACTGCCCCAATATGCCCAGCTACAACCGCTTTTTGGAACTGGCTACACGAGCCTTACCTGCTATGTTGGTATTTTTAACCACCCAAATGGGCAAATGCACAGGTATAGGTGTGGTGGATTCAACCACTTTGTCGGTTTGCCACAATCGCCGTATTCACTCGCATAAAGTGTTTAAAAACATCGCGCAAAGGGGCAAAAGCAGTACAGGCTGGTTTTACGGTTTCAAATTGCATGCGGTATTTAACCACTTGGGTGAGCTGGTCAATTTTTGCTTAACCGCAGGCAATGTGGATGACCGTCAAGGTTTAAAACAAATGGCAAAGCACCTATTCGGCATTTTGGTGGCGGATAGGGGCTATATTGGAAAAGATTTAAGTGATTGGCTTAAAGAGAAATATGGCATTACTTTACTAACGGGTATCAAAAAAGGCATGAAACCCAAACAATACACAAGTGAGCAGAAAAAGCTGCTTAAAAAACGTGGTGTTATAGAAACCATTTTTGGGCAACTGAAAAATTTGTGTCAAATTGAACATACTCGGCATCGTTTGGAGCGTGGTTTTATCTTGAATTTGATTTCAGGTTTGACTGCCTATTGCCTGTTTCCTTATAAGCCAATGATGTTTGGAAAAAAGTCTTTGTTACCAATGAAGTAA
- the dusB gene encoding tRNA dihydrouridine synthase DusB, which produces MKNKELIEKIKNVKLALAPMAGITDLPFRQIARQFGADWATCEMVTDNPSMQHTRKTLHRQNHAGENGVVVAQIAGSDPEQLASAAQYNVALGAQVIDINMGCPVKKVCNVLSGSALLQNEPLVKKILQTVVQAVDVPVTLKTRLGWDDEHKNILTIAQMAQNAGIAALAIHGRTRAQMYRGEANYDLIGEVKRNLNIPVWANGDIVSPEKAAAVLAQTGVDALMIGRGAQGQPWIFADIQHYLQHGTMPPPMRFQAASKIALGHLAAIHAFYGAKSGVRIARKHIGWYLARQPESESVRQSINQIEDAEQQYDMLADFFEKRAIEQEYWCRDYG; this is translated from the coding sequence ATGAAAAACAAAGAATTAATTGAAAAAATTAAGAATGTTAAATTAGCCCTTGCGCCGATGGCAGGTATTACTGATTTGCCCTTTCGTCAAATCGCCAGACAATTTGGTGCAGACTGGGCAACCTGCGAAATGGTTACCGATAATCCCAGTATGCAGCACACACGCAAAACTCTGCATCGTCAAAATCACGCAGGGGAAAATGGCGTGGTTGTGGCACAAATTGCGGGCAGCGACCCTGAACAATTAGCATCGGCTGCACAATACAATGTGGCATTAGGCGCACAAGTGATTGATATCAATATGGGTTGCCCAGTCAAAAAAGTATGCAATGTATTATCTGGAAGTGCATTGCTGCAAAATGAACCTTTGGTGAAAAAAATTTTGCAAACAGTGGTGCAAGCGGTAGATGTGCCTGTTACCTTAAAAACACGTTTGGGTTGGGACGATGAGCATAAAAATATTTTAACCATCGCACAAATGGCACAAAATGCTGGCATTGCAGCTTTGGCGATACATGGACGCACACGGGCGCAAATGTATCGTGGCGAGGCAAATTATGATTTGATTGGCGAAGTTAAACGCAATTTGAATATTCCCGTATGGGCAAATGGCGATATCGTATCGCCCGAAAAAGCAGCAGCAGTTTTGGCGCAAACAGGGGTAGATGCTTTGATGATTGGTCGTGGTGCGCAAGGACAACCGTGGATTTTTGCCGATATTCAGCATTATTTGCAGCATGGCACAATGCCGCCACCCATGCGTTTTCAGGCTGCCTCCAAAATTGCATTGGGACATTTAGCAGCAATTCACGCGTTTTATGGTGCCAAAAGTGGCGTGCGTATTGCACGAAAACACATTGGCTGGTATCTGGCACGGCAGCCTGAAAGCGAGTCTGTCCGCCAATCTATTAATCAGATTGAGGATGCGGAACAACAATATGATATGTTAGCGGATTTTTTTGAAAAACGTGCGATAGAACAAGAATATTGGTGTCGTGATTATGGGTAA
- the pseB gene encoding UDP-N-acetylglucosamine 4,6-dehydratase (inverting), whose protein sequence is MLHNSTILITGGTGSFGNTFVPMTLAKYTPKKIIIFSRDEMKQWDMAKKFEGDKRVRFFIGDVRDKDRLYRALDGVDYVVHAAATKIVPTAEYNPFECVKTNINGAMNLIDACIDKGVKKVVALSTDKASSPVNLYGATKLASDKLFVAGNAYSGEHGTRFAVVRYGNVMGSRGSVIPFFLSIKDKGVLPITDNRMTRFMISLEQGVELVWHAFDDMVGGEIYVKKIPSMTIGDLATAVAPECRHEIIGIRAGEKLHEQMISAEDSFNTYEYPEHFKILPAINGWSDSPERIKDGVKVPEGFVYSSDNNREWMSVEELRDWIAKNQHKIGAI, encoded by the coding sequence ATGTTACACAACTCCACTATTCTCATCACAGGCGGCACAGGCTCGTTTGGTAACACTTTTGTTCCTATGACTTTGGCAAAATACACTCCCAAGAAAATCATTATTTTTTCACGCGATGAAATGAAACAATGGGATATGGCAAAAAAATTTGAAGGCGACAAACGTGTCCGCTTTTTCATTGGCGATGTGCGCGACAAAGACCGCCTGTATCGCGCTTTGGACGGTGTGGATTATGTCGTCCACGCCGCCGCCACCAAAATCGTGCCAACCGCCGAATACAACCCCTTTGAATGTGTCAAAACCAACATCAATGGCGCGATGAATCTGATTGATGCTTGCATAGACAAAGGCGTGAAAAAAGTGGTCGCGCTGTCCACCGACAAAGCCAGCAGCCCCGTGAATTTGTATGGCGCAACGAAACTGGCTTCCGATAAATTGTTTGTCGCTGGCAATGCTTATTCGGGCGAACACGGTACGCGTTTTGCGGTGGTGCGCTATGGTAATGTGATGGGGTCGCGCGGTTCTGTTATTCCATTTTTCTTGTCCATCAAAGATAAAGGCGTTTTGCCGATTACCGACAACCGTATGACGCGCTTTATGATTTCGCTAGAACAGGGTGTGGAATTGGTTTGGCATGCGTTTGATGATATGGTGGGCGGCGAAATTTATGTGAAAAAAATCCCGTCCATGACCATTGGCGATTTAGCGACGGCGGTCGCACCTGAATGTCGCCACGAAATCATCGGCATACGCGCTGGCGAAAAATTGCACGAACAAATGATTAGCGCGGAAGATTCCTTCAACACCTACGAATACCCTGAACATTTTAAGATTTTGCCCGCAATCAATGGTTGGAGCGACAGCCCCGAACGCATTAAAGATGGTGTAAAAGTTCCCGAAGGCTTTGTTTACTCTAGCGATAATAACCGCGAATGGATGTCGGTGGAGGAATTGCGTGATTGGATTGCAAAAAATCAACACAAAATTGGTGCAATTTAA
- a CDS encoding NAD(P)H-dependent flavin oxidoreductase: MHIPFNTLTIRNKELIPIVQGGMGVGISASSLSSAVARENGIGTIASVDLRHLHEDLLAESKINPTEEKYTRLNLIALDREIQAAKEKSEGRGMIAVNVMKAVKDHAALVRQACESGADAIVMGAGLPLDLPELVGEHRKNVALFPILSESRGIGIVLKRWMKKGVLPDAIVIEHPAHAAGHLGAATVAGVNNEKFDFKRVLEETFELFKQLDLEREKIPLILAGGMANFQKVSTALREWGANAVQVGTAFAVTKEGDAHINFKNTLAGAEREQVVEFMSVAGLPARGVSTRFLSSYIKREDKLQANAKADPRRCTQGINCLTTCGLRDGLPNAGQFCIDLKLAEAFRGEVDKGLFFRGKDPLPFGTAIKSVRETIEYLLTGKLSLIK; the protein is encoded by the coding sequence ATGCACATTCCTTTCAACACGCTAACCATTCGCAACAAAGAACTCATTCCCATTGTGCAAGGCGGTATGGGCGTGGGTATTTCTGCGTCCAGTTTATCTAGCGCAGTGGCGCGTGAAAACGGCATTGGCACCATTGCCAGCGTGGATTTGCGCCATTTGCACGAAGATTTGTTGGCAGAAAGCAAAATCAACCCCACCGAAGAAAAATACACGCGCCTGAATTTAATCGCGCTTGACCGCGAAATTCAGGCTGCCAAAGAAAAAAGCGAAGGGCGTGGTATGATTGCCGTAAACGTGATGAAAGCCGTGAAAGACCACGCCGCACTCGTGCGCCAAGCCTGTGAATCGGGCGCGGACGCGATTGTGATGGGTGCAGGTTTGCCTTTGGATTTGCCTGAATTGGTGGGCGAACACCGCAAAAATGTGGCGTTGTTTCCGATTTTGTCGGAATCGCGCGGTATTGGTATTGTATTGAAACGCTGGATGAAAAAAGGCGTGTTGCCCGATGCCATCGTGATTGAACACCCAGCCCACGCCGCAGGACATTTGGGCGCGGCGACGGTGGCAGGCGTGAACAATGAAAAATTTGATTTCAAACGTGTTTTAGAAGAAACCTTTGAATTGTTTAAACAATTGGATTTGGAACGCGAAAAAATCCCCCTGATTTTGGCTGGTGGCATGGCGAATTTCCAAAAAGTTTCAACGGCTTTGCGTGAATGGGGCGCGAATGCGGTGCAAGTTGGCACAGCGTTTGCGGTAACCAAAGAAGGTGATGCACACATCAATTTCAAAAACACGCTGGCTGGCGCAGAGCGCGAGCAAGTGGTGGAATTTATGTCGGTGGCGGGTTTGCCTGCGCGTGGTGTGTCCACACGGTTTTTGTCCAGCTACATCAAGCGCGAAGACAAATTGCAAGCCAATGCGAAAGCCGACCCGCGCCGTTGCACGCAAGGCATTAATTGTTTGACGACTTGCGGTTTGCGCGATGGTTTGCCCAATGCGGGGCAGTTTTGTATTGATTTGAAATTGGCGGAAGCGTTTCGTGGCGAAGTGGATAAGGGTTTGTTTTTCCGTGGTAAAGACCCACTTCCATTTGGTACGGCAATTAAATCAGTGCGTGAAACAATAGAATATCTATTAACAGGAAAATTGAGTTTAATAAAGTAA
- a CDS encoding IS630 family transposase, with protein sequence MEQFLSLKQQYEQEKRPIVYIDESGFKNQTYRPYAYAPRGQVCHGNHNWQIKNTTNAIGALYQNQLIAVGLYEFSINSDVFYSWVQNVLLPQLPPNSVLVMDNATFHKRQDIQELIVLSGHVILWLPPYCPDLNLIEHTWAWIKHLRQDWLLDCIHSLFFYFTWLCTEF encoded by the coding sequence ATTGAACAATTTCTCTCATTAAAACAACAGTATGAGCAAGAGAAACGTCCTATTGTTTATATTGATGAAAGTGGTTTTAAAAACCAAACTTATCGTCCTTATGCCTATGCGCCAAGAGGACAAGTTTGTCATGGCAATCACAACTGGCAAATCAAAAACACAACCAATGCCATTGGCGCACTGTACCAAAATCAATTGATTGCAGTGGGTTTGTATGAATTCAGCATCAATTCAGATGTGTTTTATTCATGGGTTCAAAACGTTTTACTGCCACAATTACCACCTAACAGTGTTTTGGTTATGGATAATGCGACTTTTCACAAACGCCAGGACATTCAAGAGCTTATTGTTTTATCAGGGCATGTGATTTTATGGTTACCGCCATACTGTCCTGATTTGAATTTAATTGAGCACACTTGGGCTTGGATTAAACATTTACGTCAAGATTGGTTATTGGATTGCATTCACTCTTTGTTTTTTTATTTTACTTGGTTGTGTACCGAATTTTAA
- a CDS encoding ADP-ribosylglycohydrolase family protein, whose product MKTTLYQTLLATAVGDAYGLPYENLSPLRAKKWLRPRRYALLPFIHGGMVSDDTEHAVLTVQAYIASAGEPSAFRRKLRGQLRGWLLALPANCGMATLKGCLKICLGLQNTGTWSAGNGAAMRALILGILCNDVNQLAELVHISTATTHRDPQAEHAAYALALLAHAEYYLSNQSVEQKWAWLGERVHADLWAHIHAYQPDPKHGITGYAYHTVAAVFQAWRQFRDNPLAGLDFLCECGGDTDTCALFAGVVGGKHGATLFDEMAGAWCEPVLRPDFFEQLATQAARVAQTRQPEKTVR is encoded by the coding sequence ATGAAAACAACCCTTTACCAAACCCTACTCGCCACAGCAGTCGGCGATGCCTACGGTTTACCCTATGAAAATCTCTCGCCGCTCCGCGCAAAAAAATGGTTGCGCCCACGCCGTTACGCGCTGCTGCCGTTTATTCACGGCGGCATGGTTTCGGACGACACCGAACACGCTGTTTTGACCGTGCAAGCCTACATCGCCAGCGCAGGCGAACCCAGCGCGTTTCGGCGCAAATTGCGCGGACAATTGCGTGGGTGGCTGCTCGCTTTGCCCGCGAATTGTGGCATGGCTACGCTCAAAGGCTGCCTGAAAATCTGCTTGGGTTTGCAAAACACAGGCACTTGGTCGGCAGGCAATGGTGCGGCGATGCGCGCGCTCATTTTGGGTATTTTGTGCAATGATGTCAATCAGTTAGCCGAATTAGTCCACATCAGCACCGCCACCACCCACCGTGACCCGCAAGCGGAACACGCCGCGTATGCGTTGGCATTGTTGGCGCACGCAGAATATTATTTGTCCAATCAATCAGTTGAACAAAAATGGGCGTGGCTGGGCGAGCGCGTTCACGCCGATTTGTGGGCGCACATTCACGCCTACCAGCCCGACCCCAAACACGGCATTACGGGTTACGCCTATCACACGGTGGCGGCGGTGTTTCAGGCGTGGCGACAATTTCGGGATAATCCATTGGCAGGATTGGATTTTTTATGCGAATGCGGTGGCGACACCGACACTTGCGCCCTATTTGCAGGCGTGGTCGGTGGCAAACACGGCGCAACCCTGTTTGACGAAATGGCGGGCGCATGGTGTGAACCTGTGTTACGCCCTGATTTTTTTGAACAATTAGCCACGCAAGCGGCACGCGTTGCCCAAACAAGGCAGCCTGAAAAAACTGTGCGATAG